Below is a genomic region from Thermochromatium tepidum ATCC 43061.
TGCGGGCGTTCAAGGCGTGCCCTTGCAAGCCGGTCGCGCTATGCTAAGTCGATCTTGACAATCAAAAACGACGTTGCCTTACAAGGCTCGGGAAATCACTGCCCTATGACCAACCTCAAAAACCTCGTCTTTGCGTCGGCTTCGTTCAAGACCGGCATCTTCTCATTCATCGTGCTCGGACTGGCGGGGTGCGATGGACTTGCGCGCCTCAACACCAAAAAGGACGCGCCGCCCGAGCCCATTGTCGCCGAGGATTCGGCGGGGGTCGTCACAGCTCCAGAGTCTAATCCGCTCACCAAGATCGAGGCGCCCTCGAAAGAAAAAAAACTGTCGAGTCCACTCTATGAGTGGAAGGGTGATGGACGCAACATCACCCGCATCATCATCAATACCGATGAACAGAAGGCTCGTTTCTATTCGGGAGACGAGGAGGTCGGTTGGAGCACGGTGGCGACCGGGATCCCCAAGTATCCGACCCCGACCGGTCGCTTCCAGATCACCGAAAAGATCGAGAACAAGCGCTCAAATCTCTATGGCAAGGTCTATGGCCAGGGTGGTCGCGTTCTGCGCTCCAACGCCAAGCTCGGGCGCGACCCGATCCCCGAAGGCGGGCGTTTCGAGGGGGCAGACATGCCCTTTTTCATGCGCCTGACCGATGATGGTGTGGGCCTGCATGCCGGCCCCATCCCCAACCCGGGTCAGCCAGCCTCGCACGGCTGTATCCGGGTCCCGAGCAAGATGGCGTCTGTATTGTTCCGTCATGTGTCGAATGGGACGGACGTGACCATCGAGGGCAAGGGGCCGAGCTACGGCGACTATGTCGCCAAACAACGCGCTGAGGCCGCACGCCGTGCCGAGGCGCGCCGGCTGGCCGAAGAGAAGCGTGCCGCCGAGGCCCAGAAGGCACAACAGATCGCCGAGGCCATGCCGACACCGCAGGCGTCCGGTCTGCCCAAGCCCGCGACCAACGCCGAGATGCCCGAAGCCCATGCCGTCGCCAAGGACGCGGCGGCCTTGGCGGACCAGACACTCGATGCCGCGAACGCACGCGAGGCGCATCTGCGTGAACCTGAGGTCCAGCCAGAGGGCGCATCGGCGCAACCCGCCCAGACGATGCCTGCTTTAGCGCCTGAAGCCGCCAAGCCGGTGCCCCCTGCCAGCGAGCCGCCGCCGACCGTCGCGGCGCCCCCAAAGAACCCGCCCACGCCGGCGGACACACCCCAGCCGCCAGCCCCCGCCCAGCCGGCGCCCGAGATCCTGGAGGCGCCGGCCCCAAGCCCCGCGGCGGCGCCGGCGAAGATGAGTGATCCTGCGCCCAAACCGGACGAACCGACACCGAACCCGGTTCCCGCCAATCCCGAACCGCCGGCGACACCAGCGGCCACGCCAACCAACAGCGCAACCTGATGTGTGACGAGTTCCAGCTCGACCCTGGCCTCTGCCATCTGAACCATGCCGCCGTCGCCCCCTGGCCAAGGCGCGCCCTGGTGGCGGTGACAGGTTTCGCCGAGGAGAACGTGCGTCAGGGGTCGCTCGGCTATCCGGCCTGGCTCGCCGTCGAGCAGCGTCTGCGCGCGCGTCTGGCCTGGCTGATCGGTGCCGAGCAACCATCCGACATCGCCCTGGTCAAGAATACGTCCGAGGCACTGTCGGTCATCGCGCACGGCCTGCACTGGACGCCGGGCGACAGCGTCGTTGGGATCGCCCAGGAGTTTCCATCCAACCGCCTGGTCTGGGAGTCGCTGGCCGATCAGGGCGTGACCTGGCGTGCGCTGGACCTGGACGACTCCAGTGATCCCGAGGCGGATCTGATCGCGCTGTGCGATGACTCGACCCGGATGATCGCCGTAAGCTGGGTGCAGTACGCCTCGGGTCTGCGGCTGGATCTGGAGCGGCTCGGTGCCTGGTGTCGAGCCCATGACATCCTGCTGTGTGTGGATGCCATCCAGGGTTTGGGCGCCCTGCCCTTCGACCTCAAGCGCTTTCAGGCCGATTTCGTCGTCGCCGATGGGCACAAATGGATGCTCGGCCCCGAGGGGCTGGCGCTGCTCTATGTCCGTCCCGAGCGGCGCGAACGCCTGAGGCTGCACCAGTTCGGCTGGCACATGGTCGAGGAGGTGGGCGACTTCGAGCGCACCGACTGGACGCCGGCCCGGGACGCGCGCCGCTTTGAGTGCGGCAGCCCCAATCTGCTCGGGGCGCACGCCCTGGAGGCCAGCCTGTCGCTGCTGGCCGAGATCGGGATGGACGAGGTCTGGCGACGGGTGCAGGCACGGACGGATCATCTCATCGCCCTGATCGATGCGCGCGGGTTCGAGCTACTCACGCCCCGCGCCCCTGAACGACGCGCCGGGATCATCAGCTTCCGGGTCCCGGGCGAGTCGTCATCCAGGCTCCATCAGGCGCTCCTGGCGCGGCGCGTCCTCTGTGCCCAGCGCGGCGGCGGCATTCGTTTCTCGCCGCATTTTTATACGCCCCTCGAAACCCTAGAGCGCGCCATGCGTATTCTTGACACCATCCTTGAGTAAACAACCCTCGACTGAAGTCGAAGGCTTTATTGTAAGACGCAGCAAACATGGTTGACCGCATCCCCAACATTGGGCGTGTTTACAGCCGCCCTTGGCAGCGGGGCCCCGCTGCCAATCCGGGCCAGGTTTCGACTGGCGTTGCAGTCGGCATGCGCCCGGAGACCACACTTGCGGTGCATTATACACCACATGGCGCACTTCGCGCGCCCGCCATTCCTCCCGCGACTCAAGTCGCGGGTTTCCTTGCGGAGGGTCTATGAAGGCTTGTCGAGTCAATCAAAAGGGACGCAGAATAACCAGGGCCTTGCATGAGGTCAGGGAGGTGGCGACCCACAATGGCACTGAATTTTTGCTGGTCGCCATTCTCAAGACCCAGGCCAGACTGATTCGGTCTATCTGCCGGTTCCGACGATGTTGAAATGAGCGAATGCGCTTGCCTTGCGTTTGGGAGTGACTGCTGATGAGGCCACTGAGGTACCGTGTCCGACCAGGCAGTTGGGAGTCGGCGGGGGCCACGGTCATGGAAGGCGGCGTCAATTTCTGCGTGCTGTCGCGCTATGCCGAGCGCATGCAGCTCTTGCTGTTCGAGCACGAGGAGAGCCCGGATCCCTATGAGGTGATCCAGCTCGACCCGCGCGTCAATCGGACCTTCTTCTTCTGGCACATCTTCGTCGAGAACCTGCCCGAGGGCACCTTTTATAACTGGCGCGCCGAGGGACGCGCCGACCTACGCGAGACCGGCAGCCGGCTCGATGCCGAAAAGGCCCTGCTCGACCCCTGGGCGACTACCATCAGCGACCGGCTTTGGGACCGCGCCGCCGCCTCGCGCCCAGGCGACAATGTCGAGACCGCCATCCGTGGCCAGGTCGTGCGCGACGACTACGACTGGGAGGACGACAAACCGCTGTTCATCCCGCTCAATCAGTCCGTCATCTACGAGATGCACGTCGGCGGCTTCACCCGTCACCCCTCGTCCGGCGTGACCCACCCGGGCACCTTCGCCGGCGTTATCGAGAAGATCCCCTATCTCAAGGCACTTGGCATCACCCATGTCGAACTGATGCCGGTCATGGCCTTCGACACCCAGGACGTGCCACCCAAGACCGCCAGCCTGGGGCTGGAGAACTACTGGGGCTACAGCACCCATAGCTTCTTCGCCCCCCATCCGGGGTTCGCCGTGGACCCCCGCCATGCGCGCGACGAGTTCCGCGATATGGTCAAGGCCCTCCACAAGGCCGGGATCGGCGTGATCCTGGACGTGGTCTTCAATCACACCGCCGAGGGCGGCGCAGCCGGTCCGATCATCAGCTTCAAGGCGTTCGGCAACGAGATCTTCTATCACCTCGACTTCGAGGATCGCAGCAAATACCGCGATTACACCGGCTGCGGCAATACCCTGAACTGCAATCACCCGCTGGTAACACGGTTTTTGATCGACGCCCTGCTCTACTGGACGCACCGCATGCACGTCGACGGCTTCCGCTTCGATCTGGCCAGCGCGCTGGCGCGTGGTGAGGACGGCAACCCGCAGTATCATGCCCCGGTGCTCTGGGCGATCGAACTCGCGCCCGCGCTCAATCGTGCCCACATCATCGCCGAGGCCTGGGACGCGGCCGGACTCTACCAGGTCGGCGACTTCCCCGGTTATCGCTGGGCCGAATGGAACGGACGCTATCGCGACGTCATGCGCGGCTTCGTGCGCGGCGACCCCGGATTGGTCCCCGAGGTCGCCACACGCCTGGCCGGATCGAGCGACATGTACGAGGCGCGCGGCCGGCTGCCGATCAACTCGATCAACTTCGTCACCTGTCACGACGGCTTCACCCTGTGCGACCTGGTCAGCTACAACTGCAAGCACAACGAGGCCAACGGCGAGGACAACCGTGACGGTCACGACCACAATCTGAGCTGGAACTGTGGCTGCGAGGGGCCAACCGACGACGTCGAGATCCAGCGCCTAAGGCGCCGCCAGGCACGCAATTTCATCAGTCTCCTGATGTTGAGCCAAGGCGTGCCCATGCTGCTCTCGGGCGATGAGGTGTTGCACACCAAGCGCGGCAACAACAACACCTACTGTCAGAACAACGAACTATCCTGGTCGGATTGGCGGCTGGTCGAGACCAATCGCGACATGCTGGAGTTCGTGCGCGCCATGATCGCGCTGCGCCGGCGTCATCCGTCACTGATGCGCGACCGCTTCCTGACTGGCCGGCCCGAATATGGCCAGACCCTCCCTGACATCAGCTGGCATGGCACCCAGCTCGACCAGCCCAATTGGGACGATCCGACGCGCCGGGTGCTGGCCTTCACCCTGGCCGGCAGGGTCGAGGATGAACCGCCGCTGCATGCCATGCTCAACATGGACAGTGTCGCTCATGTCTTCGAGTTACCGGTCATTGCGGGTCGACATTGGTGTCTTGCGGTCGACACCTATCCGGATGGCGGACTGGTGGTGCCGCCCGAGGCGCAGCAACCGCTCTCCCACCCGGAGAGATTGAGGGTCGGCCCCCATGGCGTTGTGGTGCTGGAGTCGCGTCCGGTGTAAACAACCCTCGACTGAAGTCGAAGGCTTTATTGTAAGACGCAGCAAACATGGTTGACCGCATCCCCAACATTGGGCGTGTTTACAGCCGCCCTTGGCAGCGGGGCTCCACTGCCAATCCGGGCCAGGTTTCGACTGGCGTTGCAGTCGGCGTGCGCCCGGAGACCACACTTGCGGTGCATTATACACCACATGGCGCACTTCGCGCGCCCGCCATTCCTCCCGCGACTCAAGTCGCGGGTTTCCTTGCGGAGGGTCTATGAACCCCATCCTAAACAACGGAGGACAGAGCAAGATGCACATCGGCATGATCGGTCTGGGACGCATGGGTGCAAACATGGCGCGACGTTTGCTCAGAGCTGGGCATCACTGCGTCGTCTATAATCGCAATCCGGCCAAGGCCCAGGCCCTGGTCGATGAGGGCGCCATCGCCATCAACGACCTGGCCGAGTTCCGCGCCCGACTGGAGCCACCGCGCCATGTTTGGCTGATGGTGCCGGCAGCGGCCGTGGGCGGCGTCATCGAGGACCTGATCCCCCACCTGGAACCGGGCGATGCCCTGATCGATGGCGGCAACTCGCACTATCGTGACGACCTGGTCCATGCCGAGCGCCTGCGTCCACTGGGTCTGCATCTGGTCGACTGCGGCACCAGCGGCGGCGTCTGGGGCCTAGAACGCGGCTACTGCCTGATGATCGGCGGCGAACCCGAGGTCGTTGAGCGGCTCGATCCGATCTTCGCCGCGCTTGCACCCGGAATGGGTACGATCCCGCGTACCGCCGGGCGTTCGGGCCCACCGAGCCGCGCCGAACAGGGCTATCTGCACTGCGGGCCCACGGGTGCCGGGCACTTCGTCAAGATGGTCCACAACGGTATCGAATACGCACTCATGGGCGCCTATGCCGAGGGCTTCAACCTGCTGCGCCATGCCGGCATCGGACGCGAGGATCGCGCCCAAGACGCCGAGACCGCCCCGCTCGCCCATCCCGAGCACTACAGGTATGACATCCCGATCGCCGAGGTCGCCGAGGTCTGGCGGCGCGGGAGCGTCATCGCCTCCTGGCTGCTCGATCTGACGGCCAATGCCCTGCACGAGGATCCCAGTCTCAGCGCCTTCGGCGGCCGGGTCGCAGACTCGGGCGAGGGCCGTTGGACGGCCCTGGCCGCGATCGAGACTGGCACCCCTGCCCCACTGCTGACCACGGCGCTCTACGAACGCTTCAGCTCACGCGGCGAGGGTGATTTCGCCCATCAGCTCCTGTCGGCACTGCGCTATCAGTTCGGCGGGCACCAGGAATCCGCCAAGGATTGAACACCGCGCGATGAGTCCTCCACCGCTGATCCTCGCCTCGACCTCGCCCTACCGACGCACCCTGCTCGAACGGCTTGGGCTCCCCTTTGCTACCGCCGCGCCTGAGGTCGATGAGCGTCCTCATCCAGGCGAATCGCCGTCGGACCTGGTCCAACGGCTCGCCGCGGCCAAGGCGCGCGCCGTGGCGGCACATCATCCGGACGCGCTCATCATCGGCTCGGATCAGGTCGCCTGTCTCGATGACGCCATCCTCGGCAAACCCGGCGATCACACCACGGCCATCGCCCAACTGGAGCATGCCTCGGGTCGCTGCGTGCTGTTCCTGACCGGACTCTGTGTGCTCGATGCGCGCAGCGGGCAGGCCCAGATCCTGGTCGAGCCGTTCCGGGTGCACTTCCGCGCGCTCAGCCGCGCGCGCATCGAAGGCTATCTCGAACGCGAGCGCCCCTATGACTGCGCCGGCAGTTTCAGGTCTGAGGGCCTCGGGATTGCCCTCTTCGAGCGTCTGGAAGGCGACGATCCCAATGCACTCATCGGACTGCCGCTGATCCGGCTTATCCCCCTGCTGGAGGCCGCCGGCCACTATCCGCTTGGCTGTTGATCCCTTTTGATCTGATGAAACAAAGGGCGCCTTGCAAAACGGTTTTGGGTGCGCAAGACTTGAAACCGAACTCGAAAGATCCTGCCTAGGGCCAAGAATTTCCAGGGGGAATCATCTGCAATGCGACCAAGTGCCCTGAACGTCAAGCTCGCTTGGGCCTTGCCTGTTTCAGTCAGTCTGCTGCTCATGGCTGGCTGTGCGAGCCACAATCTCGAATCGCTGTCCGACCACATAGGCCAACAGAGCCCGCGTGACTATGGCGACAGCCACACCTTCCCGGTGCCGCCGGAGCTCCAGGACAATGTGGACTTCTGGCGCCATGTCTATGGCATCTGGGGGCGGGGCGAGGTTGCCATCCACGACGACGAATATCTGGGCATCGTCTATGAGGTCACCCGGATTCCAGGGCCGATCCAGGCCAGCTACAGCGAATCCCAGAGCGCCTGGCTGAAGGAGCGCCTGGATCATCACAGATCCAGGCTTGCCGCCCTGGAACAGCGAGTACGCGACAACCAACCGCTGTCGGACGACGACAAGGCGCTGCTGGAGAAATTCAAGCAGGCCGGTGGCAGCGTCGCCGCCGTCTACGGTGCCTCAGAGCGCGTGCGCGCCCAACGCGGCATCCGCGAGAAGTTCCGCCGCGGTCTGGAGATCAGCGGACGCTATGATCAGGCCTTCCGCGAGATCATGCGCCGTCACGGCGTCCCCGAGGACCTGGCCTTCCTGCCGCACGTCGAATCCTCTTTCCAGGCCAATGCGCGTTCGAGCGTTGGCGCGGTCGGTATCTGGCAGTTCATGCCCGAGACCGGACGACAATACAACATGAACGTCAATGCCCAGATCGACGATCGCTTCGACCCGATCCTGGCCGCCGACGGCGCGGCACGCTATCTTGCGGCAGCCTATCGCCAGCTCGGCAGCTGGCCGCTGGCCATCACCTCTTACAATCACGGCAAGGGCGGCATGGCCAATGCCAAGAACCAGTACGGCAACGACATCGGACGCATCGTCAAGGAATACAAGGGACCAGCGTTCGGTTTCTCCTCCAGGAACTTCTATGCCGGGTTCATCGCCGCCCGTGAGGTGGCAAGCCATGCAGAACGCTATTTCCCCGAGGGTATCCGCTACGAGCAGCCCTGGAACTACGATCGCATCGTCCTGCGCGACAGCATGCCCGTCGATCACCTGGCCCAGCACTACGGAACCTCCAAGCAACAGCTCGCCGAGTTGAACCTGCATTGGCGCGATCCGGTGATCAAGGGCGAGGCTGACCTCCCAGCCGGAACCACGGTCTGGCTCCCGGCTGGAACGACACGCCGGATCGCTAGTCTGCCTCCCCCCTTCACGAAACCGGTCGTCATCGCCCGTACCGAACCCAAAACACCACCTGTCGCAACACCCGCCGCGATACGTACCGCCGTGGCCAAGACGACACCCACGACCAAACCGATCACCTCGAGCAAGACCTCGGTCGCGGCCAACACCAAGCCCAAGACCCGTTATCACGTGGTCCAGCCGCAGGAGACGCTCTATCGTGTCGCGATCCAGAATGGGATCACGGTTGAAGAATTGCGCAAGCTCAACAAGATGCGTCCAGACGACAACAAGATCACGCCCGGACAAAGGCTCATCGTGGGTCTCTGAAACGCTAAGCGCACCGCCTGGGCGAGCTAGGGCCTCTGACAAGGAGACAAGGGTCGTGGCGAGCGCACCGAGTCACCCCTTTGGGCGCCCTCTCAGCGCGTCAGACAGGCGATCCGGCTCAAGACGGCATCGAGCAGGGGCGCAAGTTTACGGCGCATGAGTGTGCCCTGGGTGGTTGGGTCTGACAGCAGCGGCCGGATCAGGGCATAGCCGACGCCGGACAGAAAGCGCATGGCCTGGAGTTCGGCCCGACAGTCGGGACAGAGGTCCATCAGTTCACGTCCCTGCGGGTTGGAATGCGGGAAGTCATCGGCATCCTGCGTCAGGGCCTCAAACCCGAGATCGGATGGAGCCTCTGGACGCACGGGCGCGAAGGTCGCGCGCAGACAGTCGAACACGGCGAGCAAGACCTCCTGATTGGGCGGCTTGTCGAGAATCCGCGCCACCGTCTTGAGATAACCCTGACCGGAAGACGCATAGAGTCGCGCCAAGAGGCCAGCGACCGGATCGGCGTCGGCGGCCAGTGACCTCAGCGATTCCGGGACCGGGCGTGCCGGTCGGACTTCCGGCCAGTCATCGGGTCCGGCACGCAGAAACCCTACCAGCCAAGCCGGCTTGCGTGCGGCACGCATCCAAAGATCGCGCCGTCGTTCATCATCGAGCAGACCAGGTTGCAGGATCAGGCGCACGCTCTCCATCATCGCCTCCGGGTCGGTCTCGAACGGTAGATACTGGAACAGATACTCGGCCAAAACTGGCCCCATGCGCCCATCGCGCACGCGCGGATTGGCCAGCATCCGGCGTGCATTGCCGGCGTCCTCCATCGCCCACCAGGCACGGCGCGCCAGCTCGTCGGTCAGCCCGGGCGAGCCGACGGCCGCGACCACAGCCTCCGGCTCACCGAGCAGCAGCAGTTGCGCCAGACTCTCGGCGCGCATCTGTCCCAGCCGGGTCCAGCGGCTGAGATAGACCGGATAGCCGCCGGGCGAGCCCAACACCTGACCAGAGATCAATTCGCGCACCCGACGCAGATAACGCTCGGGTGCAGTGTTGGGATTGAGCTGGACACTCGACTCACCGCGCTCGGTCAGGCCCTGGACCCGCATCCGAACCTCGTCGATGCGGATGGCCAGCGGTTGGCTGGCCAGCAGGACATGGAGCCGCAGACTGTCCTCGTGACTGAGATCCATGACCCCTGTCCCGATTCAGCCGTCGCTCGGCGGTCGATAGGTCGGATCCTTGGGATTGAGGAAGATGAAATGGAACTGCCCCGGCTCCAGCTCGACATAATCCATGACCGTCTGATCGAGCAGCGGCACGTACTCGGGCGCGATCACGACATCTACGCCCTCGCTGGTCAGTCGGATGTCGTCCTCTGTAGGTTCGTCGAACCCCATGCGGTAGTCGATGCTCCCGTCTGGATTCCGTCCGGCGGCCAGACGCAGGCAAAGTCCCTCGGTGCCACCTTGCTTGGCCGCCTTGAAGACTTGGTCAGCGGCGGCGGGTGTCAGCTTGAACATCATCAGCCCCCTCTCGAACCACATCCACCAGACATGGATCGAGTTTGAAATTGAACCCCAGGCCGCACGTGGTCAGAGTGTGCGACGAATCTGGGCCAGAAACCGATCCGTCCAGCGGTTGCCGCCGACGGCGCGCAGATGGCTGTAACAGGCGAGCAGATTCCCCTGGACGATGCCGTCGTGCGAGCCATCGATGCCTGTGCCCCGATGGACGAGGTAGCCATAACGCCAGTCGGGATCCGGTTCCAGGATCGCCGAGTGATGGAACTCATGGGCGGCGATCTCGGTTGGCTCCGACCCCAGACGTGGCCAGGGAAAGTCATCGCTTTCGCTCAGACGCACATAGCCGCGACCCTGTGGACGATCGCGCATCTCGACCTCGGCATTGAGTACGCCAACCATGGCGCGCCGCTCGCCCTTCCAGCGCAACCATGAGCACAGATACATGAGGCCACCGCACTCGGCATACAACGGGCGACCCTCGGCGACGAAGTCACGGATGGCTTGGCGCATCAGCCGATTGTCTTCCAACTCGGCCATGCGGTATTCGGGAAAGCCACCTCCGATGAAGAGCGCATCGACCTCGGGTAGATCCTGGTCGGAGATCGGGCTGAACGGCACCAACTCGGCCCCGCCAAGGGTAAGCGCCCGCAGATCATCGGGATAATAAAACCCAAAGGCGGCGTCGCGGGCGATGCCGATACGCACGAGATCACCCTTGGGGGCGGGTTGAAGGAGATCGACCGACTCGGACGCCGGGGTCTGCGCCTGTTCGGCGATCTCCAGCAGTCGATCCAGATCGACCTGATCGGCGATCCGGGCACGGATACGCTCGATCCAGACTTCGGCGTCCTCGGCCTCGTTGCTCGGTATCAGTCCCAGATGGCGCTCGTCGATGCCAAGCCCTTCGTTGCGGTGTAGCACACCCAGTATCGGCAGATCCGTGTAGTGCTCGACGACCCGCACCAGATTCTCGCCATGATGTCCGCCGCCGACCTTGTTCAGGATCACGCCGGCGATGTCGAGATCGGGATCGAAGGCCAGATAGCCCAGGAG
It encodes:
- a CDS encoding lytic transglycosylase domain-containing protein, whose protein sequence is MRPSALNVKLAWALPVSVSLLLMAGCASHNLESLSDHIGQQSPRDYGDSHTFPVPPELQDNVDFWRHVYGIWGRGEVAIHDDEYLGIVYEVTRIPGPIQASYSESQSAWLKERLDHHRSRLAALEQRVRDNQPLSDDDKALLEKFKQAGGSVAAVYGASERVRAQRGIREKFRRGLEISGRYDQAFREIMRRHGVPEDLAFLPHVESSFQANARSSVGAVGIWQFMPETGRQYNMNVNAQIDDRFDPILAADGAARYLAAAYRQLGSWPLAITSYNHGKGGMANAKNQYGNDIGRIVKEYKGPAFGFSSRNFYAGFIAAREVASHAERYFPEGIRYEQPWNYDRIVLRDSMPVDHLAQHYGTSKQQLAELNLHWRDPVIKGEADLPAGTTVWLPAGTTRRIASLPPPFTKPVVIARTEPKTPPVATPAAIRTAVAKTTPTTKPITSSKTSVAANTKPKTRYHVVQPQETLYRVAIQNGITVEELRKLNKMRPDDNKITPGQRLIVGL
- the gnd gene encoding phosphogluconate dehydrogenase (NAD(+)-dependent, decarboxylating), with translation MHIGMIGLGRMGANMARRLLRAGHHCVVYNRNPAKAQALVDEGAIAINDLAEFRARLEPPRHVWLMVPAAAVGGVIEDLIPHLEPGDALIDGGNSHYRDDLVHAERLRPLGLHLVDCGTSGGVWGLERGYCLMIGGEPEVVERLDPIFAALAPGMGTIPRTAGRSGPPSRAEQGYLHCGPTGAGHFVKMVHNGIEYALMGAYAEGFNLLRHAGIGREDRAQDAETAPLAHPEHYRYDIPIAEVAEVWRRGSVIASWLLDLTANALHEDPSLSAFGGRVADSGEGRWTALAAIETGTPAPLLTTALYERFSSRGEGDFAHQLLSALRYQFGGHQESAKD
- a CDS encoding L,D-transpeptidase yields the protein MTNLKNLVFASASFKTGIFSFIVLGLAGCDGLARLNTKKDAPPEPIVAEDSAGVVTAPESNPLTKIEAPSKEKKLSSPLYEWKGDGRNITRIIINTDEQKARFYSGDEEVGWSTVATGIPKYPTPTGRFQITEKIENKRSNLYGKVYGQGGRVLRSNAKLGRDPIPEGGRFEGADMPFFMRLTDDGVGLHAGPIPNPGQPASHGCIRVPSKMASVLFRHVSNGTDVTIEGKGPSYGDYVAKQRAEAARRAEARRLAEEKRAAEAQKAQQIAEAMPTPQASGLPKPATNAEMPEAHAVAKDAAALADQTLDAANAREAHLREPEVQPEGASAQPAQTMPALAPEAAKPVPPASEPPPTVAAPPKNPPTPADTPQPPAPAQPAPEILEAPAPSPAAAPAKMSDPAPKPDEPTPNPVPANPEPPATPAATPTNSAT
- a CDS encoding sulfur reduction protein DsrS; translated protein: MDLSHEDSLRLHVLLASQPLAIRIDEVRMRVQGLTERGESSVQLNPNTAPERYLRRVRELISGQVLGSPGGYPVYLSRWTRLGQMRAESLAQLLLLGEPEAVVAAVGSPGLTDELARRAWWAMEDAGNARRMLANPRVRDGRMGPVLAEYLFQYLPFETDPEAMMESVRLILQPGLLDDERRRDLWMRAARKPAWLVGFLRAGPDDWPEVRPARPVPESLRSLAADADPVAGLLARLYASSGQGYLKTVARILDKPPNQEVLLAVFDCLRATFAPVRPEAPSDLGFEALTQDADDFPHSNPQGRELMDLCPDCRAELQAMRFLSGVGYALIRPLLSDPTTQGTLMRRKLAPLLDAVLSRIACLTR
- a CDS encoding HesB/IscA family protein, whose protein sequence is MFKLTPAAADQVFKAAKQGGTEGLCLRLAAGRNPDGSIDYRMGFDEPTEDDIRLTSEGVDVVIAPEYVPLLDQTVMDYVELEPGQFHFIFLNPKDPTYRPPSDG
- a CDS encoding cobyrinate a,c-diamide synthase codes for the protein MPQLYIAAPQKSSGKTTLAIGLCRELRRRGLVVQPFKKGPDYIDPLWLGQAAGRPCFNLDFHTMSESEIRSTFVRELGTADLGLIEGNVGLFDSTRLDGAHSNAELAKLIGAPVVLVINCQGLARGIAPLLLGYLAFDPDLDIAGVILNKVGGGHHGENLVRVVEHYTDLPILGVLHRNEGLGIDERHLGLIPSNEAEDAEVWIERIRARIADQVDLDRLLEIAEQAQTPASESVDLLQPAPKGDLVRIGIARDAAFGFYYPDDLRALTLGGAELVPFSPISDQDLPEVDALFIGGGFPEYRMAELEDNRLMRQAIRDFVAEGRPLYAECGGLMYLCSWLRWKGERRAMVGVLNAEVEMRDRPQGRGYVRLSESDDFPWPRLGSEPTEIAAHEFHHSAILEPDPDWRYGYLVHRGTGIDGSHDGIVQGNLLACYSHLRAVGGNRWTDRFLAQIRRTL
- a CDS encoding aminotransferase class V-fold PLP-dependent enzyme; amino-acid sequence: MCDEFQLDPGLCHLNHAAVAPWPRRALVAVTGFAEENVRQGSLGYPAWLAVEQRLRARLAWLIGAEQPSDIALVKNTSEALSVIAHGLHWTPGDSVVGIAQEFPSNRLVWESLADQGVTWRALDLDDSSDPEADLIALCDDSTRMIAVSWVQYASGLRLDLERLGAWCRAHDILLCVDAIQGLGALPFDLKRFQADFVVADGHKWMLGPEGLALLYVRPERRERLRLHQFGWHMVEEVGDFERTDWTPARDARRFECGSPNLLGAHALEASLSLLAEIGMDEVWRRVQARTDHLIALIDARGFELLTPRAPERRAGIISFRVPGESSSRLHQALLARRVLCAQRGGGIRFSPHFYTPLETLERAMRILDTILE
- a CDS encoding Maf family protein, whose protein sequence is MSPPPLILASTSPYRRTLLERLGLPFATAAPEVDERPHPGESPSDLVQRLAAAKARAVAAHHPDALIIGSDQVACLDDAILGKPGDHTTAIAQLEHASGRCVLFLTGLCVLDARSGQAQILVEPFRVHFRALSRARIEGYLERERPYDCAGSFRSEGLGIALFERLEGDDPNALIGLPLIRLIPLLEAAGHYPLGC
- the glgX gene encoding glycogen debranching protein GlgX, which encodes MRPLRYRVRPGSWESAGATVMEGGVNFCVLSRYAERMQLLLFEHEESPDPYEVIQLDPRVNRTFFFWHIFVENLPEGTFYNWRAEGRADLRETGSRLDAEKALLDPWATTISDRLWDRAAASRPGDNVETAIRGQVVRDDYDWEDDKPLFIPLNQSVIYEMHVGGFTRHPSSGVTHPGTFAGVIEKIPYLKALGITHVELMPVMAFDTQDVPPKTASLGLENYWGYSTHSFFAPHPGFAVDPRHARDEFRDMVKALHKAGIGVILDVVFNHTAEGGAAGPIISFKAFGNEIFYHLDFEDRSKYRDYTGCGNTLNCNHPLVTRFLIDALLYWTHRMHVDGFRFDLASALARGEDGNPQYHAPVLWAIELAPALNRAHIIAEAWDAAGLYQVGDFPGYRWAEWNGRYRDVMRGFVRGDPGLVPEVATRLAGSSDMYEARGRLPINSINFVTCHDGFTLCDLVSYNCKHNEANGEDNRDGHDHNLSWNCGCEGPTDDVEIQRLRRRQARNFISLLMLSQGVPMLLSGDEVLHTKRGNNNTYCQNNELSWSDWRLVETNRDMLEFVRAMIALRRRHPSLMRDRFLTGRPEYGQTLPDISWHGTQLDQPNWDDPTRRVLAFTLAGRVEDEPPLHAMLNMDSVAHVFELPVIAGRHWCLAVDTYPDGGLVVPPEAQQPLSHPERLRVGPHGVVVLESRPV